A genomic region of uncultured Paludibaculum sp. contains the following coding sequences:
- a CDS encoding winged helix-turn-helix domain-containing protein gives MNPKPQESIYQFGNFELSTRVGELRKGGAVLRLPPQPTLVLLRLVARSGELVTREELRQEIWKDNTNVDFELGVNRCIRRIRATLLDDADSPRYIETVPRVGYRFIAPVQCVPEPRSEASAQAAEPIQNEAGSGAASEVIEAESAVRQSSAAAELQSERRGRSRPSHLQRSRSSVLLWGAAALAVLAAGYGSYHWWRGGQEVELNANYTVLPFTSDAGISAGPAFSPDGREIAYSWNGVHQDNFDIYLKETGSQRVKQLTTSPESDYSPAWSPDGRSIAFCRGSGHESSAIWLISLANGAERKLAELQWDAAPGSRYLTWSPDNKRIVYAGSATDERVNGLFELDVATSAIQRLTAAPRGATDLHPAYAPDGRQVAFARDIGSGVSRIWLLPMKQEGGADGDPFMLDWTGFESATSSRPVWTPDSRYLVFSSNSMGQAALWLVKATPGAKPRSLAALGAGNTDAALSSKGQLALVRHHQDVDIYQLDVDLLRRGQASAPKPVLNSTQMESNPQVSPDGSKIAMESNRAGFREIWTANTDSTNLTQVTNLMNPISGSPAWSPDGRRIAFDSRVGGVPRIYIVPAQGGKAEAVTTTETAGVVPAWSPDGAWIYYSSGRSGRSELWRIASMGGAAQQVSRNGGFSPVIAHNRLVYAANQARVTTLRELDLNTNEERNLATGAMRRDYCPSSDGVYYVAPSSNGRYSLMFLPSDLNPVRSIFQFTAQPAEGMSLSPDGHVLYFGQSEKAGSDLLLVQDFWRN, from the coding sequence TTGAACCCAAAGCCGCAGGAATCGATTTACCAGTTTGGCAACTTTGAACTCTCTACCAGGGTTGGAGAGCTTCGAAAGGGCGGTGCGGTTCTCCGGCTTCCGCCACAACCTACCCTCGTTCTGCTCCGGTTGGTCGCGCGGAGCGGCGAACTGGTCACCCGCGAGGAATTGAGACAGGAGATCTGGAAAGATAACACCAATGTCGACTTCGAGCTCGGAGTCAACCGCTGCATCCGCCGCATCCGGGCGACCCTTCTGGACGACGCCGACTCGCCGCGTTACATCGAGACCGTACCCCGTGTAGGATACCGCTTTATCGCACCGGTCCAGTGCGTTCCGGAACCGCGATCGGAAGCCTCGGCCCAGGCCGCCGAACCTATACAGAATGAGGCCGGCTCAGGGGCGGCGTCAGAGGTCATCGAGGCGGAATCGGCAGTTCGACAATCGTCGGCGGCCGCGGAACTGCAATCCGAGAGGCGGGGGCGGTCCCGACCATCCCATCTTCAGCGGTCCAGGTCGAGCGTCCTGCTGTGGGGTGCGGCCGCGCTGGCGGTATTGGCGGCGGGGTACGGCAGCTACCACTGGTGGCGCGGCGGCCAGGAAGTGGAGCTCAACGCTAATTACACTGTGTTGCCGTTCACCAGTGATGCCGGGATCTCGGCGGGTCCGGCGTTTTCGCCAGACGGGCGGGAAATCGCCTACTCGTGGAATGGCGTGCATCAGGACAACTTCGACATCTATCTCAAGGAGACCGGATCGCAACGGGTGAAGCAGCTCACCACTTCTCCTGAGTCCGACTACAGTCCGGCTTGGTCTCCGGACGGACGGTCCATCGCGTTCTGCCGTGGCAGCGGCCACGAAAGCTCCGCCATCTGGTTGATCTCCCTGGCCAACGGGGCCGAGAGGAAACTGGCAGAGTTGCAGTGGGATGCCGCGCCCGGCAGCCGCTACCTGACCTGGTCTCCAGACAACAAGCGCATTGTGTACGCAGGCAGCGCAACAGATGAACGGGTGAACGGACTTTTCGAGCTCGACGTTGCCACCAGCGCGATCCAACGGCTTACCGCTGCTCCAAGGGGCGCGACGGATCTGCATCCGGCTTATGCCCCGGATGGCCGCCAAGTCGCGTTTGCACGCGACATAGGGAGCGGGGTGAGCCGGATCTGGTTGCTCCCCATGAAGCAGGAAGGGGGAGCGGATGGGGACCCCTTTATGTTGGATTGGACGGGGTTCGAGAGCGCTACTTCCTCACGCCCGGTGTGGACGCCGGACAGCCGCTATCTGGTCTTCTCCTCCAATAGCATGGGCCAGGCGGCCCTCTGGCTGGTGAAGGCGACACCTGGCGCCAAGCCCAGGTCATTGGCTGCGCTGGGTGCGGGCAATACCGATGCCGCCCTCTCTTCCAAAGGGCAACTGGCCCTGGTCCGGCACCATCAGGATGTGGATATCTACCAACTGGATGTTGACCTTCTGCGCCGCGGCCAGGCGTCCGCACCAAAGCCGGTGCTGAACTCAACGCAGATGGAGTCGAACCCGCAGGTGTCTCCGGACGGCTCGAAAATCGCGATGGAGTCGAATCGTGCCGGATTCCGAGAGATCTGGACGGCGAATACCGACAGTACAAACCTGACCCAGGTGACTAATCTGATGAACCCGATTTCGGGTTCTCCCGCATGGTCTCCGGACGGCCGGAGAATCGCATTCGATTCCCGGGTGGGCGGCGTCCCCAGGATCTATATTGTACCGGCACAGGGAGGGAAGGCCGAAGCAGTGACCACCACTGAAACCGCGGGGGTGGTGCCAGCCTGGTCGCCGGACGGCGCCTGGATCTACTACAGTTCGGGCCGTAGTGGCCGGTCTGAACTCTGGCGTATCGCTTCCATGGGGGGAGCTGCCCAACAGGTCTCTCGGAACGGCGGATTCTCGCCCGTGATCGCCCACAACAGGTTGGTATATGCCGCCAACCAGGCTCGCGTGACCACTCTGAGGGAACTCGACCTGAATACCAATGAAGAGAGGAACCTGGCGACGGGGGCGATGCGCCGCGACTACTGCCCCTCCAGCGATGGGGTGTATTACGTCGCGCCCAGCTCGAACGGCCGTTATTCGCTCATGTTTCTTCCCTCGGACCTCAATCCCGTCCGCAGCATCTTCCAATTCACTGCCCAGCCGGCAGAGGGCATGAGCCTGTCTCCGGATGGCCATGTTCTTTACTTCGGGCAATCGGAGAAGGCAGGTTCCGATCTTCTGCTTGTGCAGGATTTCTGGAGGAACTGA
- a CDS encoding carotenoid oxygenase family protein, with the protein MSVELDATNLSVEGEIPSGLNGVFLKNSPTALFHPAGPGLPAEGAGKVHALYLENGVARYRNRWVRTAEYRTERAAGHPLAASCAGVHPANSRIVAHAGHLLAMGDAGRPYRLDWDLNTQGPNDFQTAFPGGMLSHSKLDPETGEMVLLANETRECRLDCLTVDSSGKLGKILSFDSPWPSKIHDIAVTRNYVVVIVSPFVLEDPEPRWRPVMGTAVALIPRRGSEQGIRWLETRPFFHFHVMNAFEKDHYIELQLPWYSSWREGAPLVGAELRRIRINLENRAIVDEQIDDCACEFPRINDHFAMRENRFGYAAFRNTRPGEQPAEGSFEGFARYDFKAASRTVHTLPSGEFVGEPVFVPAKNAGNEGEGYLMAIIFNALQDRTSFRIYDAQNLYETPLAQIQLPCRVPAGCHASWVPAQEVS; encoded by the coding sequence GTGTCAGTCGAACTGGACGCGACGAACCTATCGGTCGAGGGCGAGATCCCCAGCGGGCTCAACGGCGTCTTCCTGAAGAACAGCCCAACTGCGCTCTTCCATCCCGCCGGCCCTGGACTTCCGGCGGAAGGTGCGGGCAAGGTTCATGCCCTGTATCTTGAAAACGGCGTAGCGCGGTATCGAAACCGATGGGTGCGCACAGCGGAGTATCGGACGGAACGGGCCGCGGGGCATCCCCTCGCCGCATCCTGCGCCGGCGTGCACCCGGCAAACAGCCGTATCGTCGCTCACGCCGGCCACTTGCTGGCCATGGGCGACGCCGGCCGGCCCTATCGCCTGGATTGGGACCTGAACACGCAGGGACCGAATGATTTCCAGACCGCATTTCCGGGTGGCATGTTGTCCCATTCCAAACTGGACCCCGAAACCGGGGAGATGGTCCTGCTTGCCAATGAAACGCGGGAGTGCCGGCTGGACTGTCTGACCGTCGATTCCAGCGGCAAACTGGGGAAAATCCTAAGTTTCGACAGCCCGTGGCCCTCCAAAATCCACGATATCGCTGTCACTAGAAACTACGTAGTGGTCATAGTCTCTCCCTTCGTCCTGGAGGATCCAGAGCCCCGTTGGCGGCCGGTGATGGGAACAGCCGTGGCTTTGATTCCACGCCGCGGTTCGGAACAGGGCATCCGCTGGCTCGAGACCCGGCCATTCTTCCACTTCCATGTAATGAATGCCTTTGAGAAGGATCACTACATCGAACTGCAGCTGCCATGGTATTCCTCGTGGCGTGAGGGCGCGCCACTAGTGGGAGCGGAACTCCGCCGCATTCGCATCAATTTGGAGAACAGAGCTATCGTGGACGAGCAGATTGACGATTGTGCCTGTGAGTTTCCCCGCATCAACGACCACTTTGCCATGCGGGAGAACCGGTTCGGATACGCTGCTTTCCGGAACACGCGGCCTGGCGAGCAACCAGCGGAAGGAAGCTTCGAGGGCTTTGCCCGCTATGACTTCAAAGCAGCCAGCCGCACGGTGCACACCCTACCTTCCGGCGAATTTGTGGGGGAGCCCGTGTTTGTGCCGGCTAAGAATGCCGGCAATGAGGGCGAGGGGTACCTGATGGCGATTATTTTCAATGCGCTACAGGACCGGACCAGCTTCCGCATCTATGACGCCCAGAACCTGTACGAGACGCCTTTAGCGCAAATCCAGTTACCATGCCGGGTGCCTGCGGGATGTCACGCCTCCTGGGTCCCCGCCCAGGAGGTGTCATAG
- a CDS encoding ECF-type sigma factor translates to MTFRLRSFPVRLLYSVVVARNSIQDIGPLMTAFRQGDSAAGAKLIEVFYPELKRMAASKLRGERQGHSWQPTLLVNELYLQLIKIKALQPDDEERPNDRAAFLALSGQIMKRLLIHHARPLSAKAQKVPLWDDVKCVDDGGLAEVESLLSRLDAMKPMLRAIVEMKVFEGRTSAEVASELKCSPITVHRYWQFAKRWLKEEWHPDAG, encoded by the coding sequence GTGACTTTCCGGCTGCGCAGTTTCCCTGTCCGTTTGCTATATTCTGTTGTCGTGGCCCGGAATTCGATTCAGGACATCGGACCTCTCATGACTGCCTTCCGGCAGGGCGACAGCGCCGCAGGCGCGAAGCTGATCGAGGTCTTCTACCCTGAGCTCAAACGGATGGCTGCCTCCAAACTCCGGGGCGAGCGCCAGGGGCACAGCTGGCAACCGACGTTGCTGGTCAACGAGCTCTACCTTCAACTGATCAAGATTAAGGCGCTCCAACCGGATGACGAGGAACGCCCCAATGACCGAGCCGCCTTCCTCGCCCTGTCGGGGCAGATCATGAAGCGGCTGCTGATCCACCACGCGCGTCCGCTGTCGGCCAAGGCGCAAAAAGTGCCGCTCTGGGATGACGTGAAGTGTGTGGACGACGGCGGGCTGGCGGAGGTGGAGTCGCTACTTTCCCGGCTCGACGCCATGAAGCCCATGCTGCGGGCCATAGTGGAGATGAAGGTGTTTGAGGGCCGGACTTCCGCCGAAGTTGCGAGCGAGCTGAAATGCTCTCCGATTACGGTCCACCGCTACTGGCAGTTCGCAAAGCGCTGGTTGAAGGAAGAGTGGCATCCGGACGCCGGTTAA
- a CDS encoding MliC family protein, whose product MMISVCAGARRPMILMLGMLLASALAPATDLVVTLPGTKLLSRKVVQYSCDANAVKIGLPAVPFEVEYINGSGNNLATVPILGGLLIFANVSSASGARYAAQQYIWWEAKGSATLYLDSPAQKDKTVCQPVTRK is encoded by the coding sequence ATGATGATTTCTGTTTGTGCCGGTGCCCGCCGGCCGATGATTCTGATGTTGGGGATGCTCTTGGCATCCGCACTCGCCCCCGCTACTGACCTGGTCGTCACTCTGCCCGGAACCAAACTGCTTTCTCGAAAGGTAGTGCAGTACAGCTGCGACGCGAATGCGGTCAAGATCGGTCTCCCTGCCGTTCCCTTCGAGGTGGAATACATCAACGGCAGCGGCAACAACCTCGCCACGGTCCCCATCCTCGGCGGCCTCCTGATCTTCGCCAATGTTTCGTCGGCTTCGGGTGCTCGCTACGCCGCTCAGCAGTATATATGGTGGGAAGCAAAGGGCTCCGCCACCCTATACCTGGACTCTCCCGCACAGAAAGACAAGACCGTTTGTCAGCCGGTCACACGGAAATAG
- a CDS encoding serine/threonine-protein kinase — translation MQAIGDTEWLHVLDLAHQVADLPECDRFGFVSGQDLDAELESLVLELAADFEPAPEFGVGSQLGRYEATGEIGRGATSQIFSAIDRDLGRNVALKVLNTEGAGEGDALGSLLREARAASALSHPNIVTVFEVVRSGRLTALAMEYVPGMPLRSMMRRPLALRECLPVWSQAAKALEAAHAAGIAHRDMKPENILVRPDGLVKILDFGMAHSSTHDSEWEETSGTPRYMSPEQCRSSRVGFETDIFSLGVVFYEMITGRCPFEGDSAWDTMTSIVEDAPEPPSKWNPAIHRQLDALILSMLRKKAADRPTASQVTESLERLTHSAVGAPALWPAVEATLSRAAAWVSRPVLSLVCDLSA, via the coding sequence ATGCAGGCAATTGGCGATACTGAGTGGCTTCATGTACTGGATCTGGCGCATCAGGTAGCGGATCTTCCGGAATGCGACCGATTTGGTTTCGTGTCAGGTCAAGATCTGGATGCTGAGCTGGAAAGCCTCGTCCTGGAGCTGGCGGCGGATTTTGAACCGGCTCCGGAGTTCGGCGTGGGCTCCCAACTCGGACGCTATGAAGCCACCGGAGAGATCGGCCGCGGCGCGACCAGTCAGATCTTTTCCGCCATCGACCGGGATCTGGGCCGCAACGTCGCCTTGAAGGTGTTGAACACGGAGGGGGCGGGCGAGGGCGATGCCCTGGGTTCCCTCCTTCGCGAAGCACGAGCCGCATCAGCCCTCAGCCACCCCAACATCGTCACCGTGTTTGAGGTAGTCCGTTCCGGCCGGCTCACCGCTCTGGCGATGGAGTATGTGCCTGGCATGCCGCTCCGGTCGATGATGCGCCGCCCTCTGGCACTCCGGGAATGTCTGCCCGTATGGAGTCAGGCGGCAAAGGCGTTGGAGGCCGCGCACGCCGCCGGCATCGCCCATCGCGATATGAAGCCCGAGAACATCCTGGTCAGGCCGGACGGCCTGGTGAAGATACTCGACTTCGGCATGGCCCACTCTTCTACCCACGATTCAGAATGGGAGGAGACCTCCGGCACGCCACGGTATATGTCCCCGGAACAGTGCCGCTCCTCCCGGGTCGGCTTCGAAACCGACATATTCTCCCTCGGAGTGGTCTTCTACGAGATGATCACCGGGCGCTGCCCGTTCGAAGGCGATTCCGCCTGGGACACGATGACCTCCATTGTGGAAGATGCTCCCGAGCCACCCTCGAAGTGGAACCCCGCCATCCATCGCCAGCTCGATGCGCTGATCCTGTCCATGCTGAGGAAGAAAGCCGCCGACCGACCCACCGCCAGCCAGGTGACCGAGTCTCTCGAGCGTCTGACCCACAGCGCGGTGGGTGCCCCAGCCCTCTGGCCCGCAGTGGAAGCAACCCTAAGCCGTGCTGCCGCCTGGGTCTCCAGACCCGTGCTGTCGCTAGTATGTGATCTGTCCGCATGA
- a CDS encoding ISNCY family transposase, producing MMKLQEVLLKAMAKKITWWSAAEIIGVSDRTMRRWRERLEEHGYSGLADRRKGRPSDKRVPLAMAEEVLRLYQETYYDLNMRHFHEKLREQHGIQLSYTWVQKALQGAGLVAKRGRRAKHRRRREPRPLPGMLLHIDGSKHQWFSDERWYDLIVILDDATKEIYYAQLVEEESTRTVMAGLRHVIESKGLFCALYSDRGSHFFVTPKAGGKVDKGRLTQVGRAMKELGVQMIAAYSPQARGRSERSFGTWQGRLPQELRLAGITTAERANEFLAERYIGEFNEKFTVEAKETGTAFRKTTRADLNWVFTVQTERVVDRDNTVAIGDQSWQLEKSRFRHSLAKSTVTIHEHLDGTVSIRFGPHVVGRYTAEGARLRDTRQSRKEDCGKGGPEEAEENREAVSHGSHRPLEIPPSRDSHFPTAPTTTRKVRPKTRKPPSASRKGSSGAVN from the coding sequence ATGATGAAGCTACAAGAAGTGCTGCTGAAGGCCATGGCGAAGAAGATCACATGGTGGAGCGCGGCGGAGATCATCGGAGTGAGCGACCGAACGATGCGACGCTGGCGGGAGAGGCTGGAAGAGCACGGCTATTCGGGCTTGGCCGACCGGCGGAAAGGCAGGCCGAGTGACAAGAGGGTGCCCTTGGCGATGGCGGAGGAGGTGTTGCGGCTGTACCAGGAAACCTACTATGACCTGAACATGCGGCACTTTCACGAGAAGCTGCGCGAGCAACACGGCATCCAGCTGAGCTACACGTGGGTGCAGAAGGCGCTGCAGGGTGCGGGCTTGGTGGCCAAGCGGGGTAGGCGGGCCAAGCATCGGCGGAGACGGGAGCCTCGACCGCTGCCGGGGATGCTGCTGCACATCGACGGGAGCAAGCACCAGTGGTTCAGCGATGAGCGATGGTATGACCTGATCGTGATCCTGGATGATGCGACGAAGGAGATCTACTACGCACAGTTGGTGGAGGAGGAATCGACGCGGACGGTGATGGCGGGCCTGCGGCATGTGATTGAGTCGAAGGGTCTGTTCTGTGCGTTGTACAGCGACCGGGGCAGCCACTTTTTCGTGACGCCGAAAGCGGGCGGGAAGGTTGATAAGGGCCGTCTGACGCAGGTTGGGCGAGCGATGAAGGAGTTGGGCGTGCAGATGATCGCGGCCTACTCGCCACAAGCGCGAGGCCGGTCAGAGCGGAGCTTCGGGACCTGGCAGGGCCGACTGCCACAGGAGTTGCGGCTGGCGGGGATCACCACCGCGGAAAGGGCCAATGAGTTCTTGGCCGAACGTTACATTGGCGAGTTCAACGAGAAGTTCACGGTTGAGGCGAAGGAGACAGGGACGGCGTTTCGGAAGACGACGCGCGCCGATCTGAACTGGGTGTTCACGGTGCAGACTGAGCGCGTGGTAGATCGGGATAACACGGTGGCGATCGGCGACCAGAGCTGGCAACTGGAGAAGAGCCGTTTCCGCCACTCCCTGGCGAAGAGCACAGTGACCATTCACGAGCACCTGGATGGAACGGTGTCGATCCGATTTGGACCGCATGTGGTAGGCCGCTACACAGCCGAGGGCGCACGATTGCGGGACACTCGACAATCACGAAAGGAAGACTGTGGAAAAGGCGGGCCCGAGGAAGCCGAGGAAAACCGCGAGGCGGTTTCCCACGGCTCCCACCGTCCCTTGGAAATCCCGCCGAGCCGGGATTCCCACTTTCCCACCGCCCCGACGACGACGAGAAAGGTACGTCCGAAGACCCGGAAGCCGCCTTCGGCGAGCAGAAAAGGATCATCGGGTGCGG